A portion of the Paenibacillus marchantiae genome contains these proteins:
- a CDS encoding ABC transporter ATP-binding protein, producing MFKAFIEPFRQPPPPIDPETLKAGGGRKPKARAKNWSGTLGRIWAYLARRKVKLTMVLLMVFASSALALLGPYMVGVAVDKFIDGEATSSSWTTFLLGLLAVYVLFSLSSWLQNIWMIEIAQETVFRMRYDLFSHLHKLPIPFFGKRQQGEIMSRVTNDIENVSGTLNSSAIQIFSSVLTLIGTFGVMLWLSPLLTLLTFIVVPLMAIGMRWITRRTGPLFKQRQRNLGELNGYIEETLSGQKIIKAFSQEERVIRGFEERNTKIRLSGFWAQTISGFIPKLMNGLNNLSFAIVAGIGGILAIQGSVTVGVIIIFVEYARQFTRPLNDLANQWNTLLSAIAGAERVFEVLDEDEEAKDEGAAVSLEKVEGAVRFDKVSFGYDEGRNILHEINFEAKPGEMIALVGPTGAGKTTLIQLLSRFYDPTAGTLTVDGRDITTIRRENLRSHMAFVLQDSFLFQGTIRENIRFGRLDATDEEVEAASRLANAHSFIIRMKDGYDKVLQADGSGISQGQKQLLAIARAILADPSILVLDEATSSIDTVTEIKIQEGLQRLMQGRTSFVIAHRLNTIRQADRILVLKDGQLLEQGSHDALLEQGGFYSELYYSQLRNKAQ from the coding sequence ATGTTCAAAGCATTCATTGAACCTTTCCGTCAGCCCCCACCGCCGATTGATCCCGAGACGCTGAAGGCAGGTGGAGGTCGTAAGCCGAAGGCACGGGCGAAGAACTGGTCCGGTACGTTAGGCCGGATCTGGGCGTATCTGGCCCGTCGCAAGGTCAAGCTGACGATGGTGCTGTTGATGGTATTTGCCAGTTCCGCGCTCGCTTTGCTTGGACCTTATATGGTCGGTGTAGCTGTGGATAAATTCATTGATGGAGAAGCAACGAGTTCCAGCTGGACGACATTTTTATTGGGCCTGTTGGCAGTCTATGTTCTCTTCTCCTTGTCGTCATGGCTTCAAAATATCTGGATGATTGAAATTGCACAGGAGACCGTATTCCGCATGCGGTATGATCTGTTCTCCCATCTGCACAAATTGCCGATTCCATTCTTCGGTAAGCGTCAGCAGGGGGAGATCATGAGCCGGGTTACCAACGACATTGAGAATGTCAGCGGTACGCTGAACAGCTCGGCCATCCAGATTTTCTCCAGTGTGTTAACTCTGATCGGAACGTTTGGCGTGATGCTCTGGTTAAGTCCGCTGCTGACCTTGCTTACATTTATCGTGGTACCGCTGATGGCCATTGGCATGCGCTGGATTACGCGTAGAACCGGGCCGTTGTTCAAACAACGTCAGCGTAATCTCGGCGAACTTAATGGGTACATTGAGGAAACATTGTCCGGACAGAAGATTATCAAGGCTTTCTCGCAGGAAGAGCGGGTCATTCGCGGTTTTGAGGAACGAAATACGAAGATCCGGTTGTCCGGTTTCTGGGCGCAGACCATCTCCGGTTTTATTCCAAAGCTGATGAATGGCCTGAACAACCTGAGCTTTGCGATTGTCGCAGGCATCGGCGGGATCTTGGCGATTCAAGGTTCCGTTACAGTCGGCGTGATTATCATCTTCGTAGAATATGCCCGTCAGTTTACCCGTCCGCTCAACGATCTGGCCAACCAGTGGAATACGTTGCTGTCTGCGATTGCCGGGGCAGAGCGCGTGTTCGAGGTGCTGGATGAGGATGAGGAAGCGAAGGATGAAGGCGCAGCAGTATCCCTTGAAAAGGTGGAGGGAGCCGTTCGCTTCGACAAGGTATCCTTTGGATATGATGAAGGACGCAATATTTTGCATGAAATTAACTTTGAAGCAAAGCCGGGCGAGATGATTGCTCTTGTAGGTCCGACCGGGGCAGGGAAAACAACTCTGATTCAGCTGTTATCTCGCTTCTATGATCCTACAGCAGGTACGCTAACGGTGGATGGACGTGATATTACGACCATTCGGCGCGAGAATTTGCGCTCACATATGGCATTTGTTCTTCAAGATTCATTCCTGTTCCAGGGTACGATCCGGGAAAATATCCGTTTCGGCCGCCTGGATGCGACCGATGAAGAGGTGGAAGCTGCTTCGAGGCTGGCGAATGCCCATTCGTTCATCATACGGATGAAGGACGGATACGACAAAGTGCTTCAGGCCGACGGAAGTGGCATCAGTCAGGGACAGAAGCAGCTGCTTGCGATTGCCCGGGCAATTCTGGCCGATCCGTCCATCCTTGTATTGGACGAGGCGACCAGCAGTATCGATACCGTCACGGAGATCAAGATCCAGGAAGGGTTGCAGCGCCTGATGCAAGGCCGTACCAGCTTTGTCATCGCCCACAGGCTGAATACAATTCGCCAAGCTGATCGTATTCTTGTCCTGAAGGATGGTCAGCTCCTGGAGCAAGGTTCGCATGACGCATTGCTGGAACAAGGCGGCTTCTACAGCGAACTGTATTACAGTCAGCTGCGGAACAAGGCACAGTAG
- a CDS encoding DUF4832 domain-containing protein, translating into MTRLFDRSKRSFGLFLAFVLMITLLLPAAALPKASAATITIDGNVSDWSSVSALTTNSGTAQTLKVTNDGTKLYLLIQGSGLSTTMGNFWINTDNNTSTGYQAAGWGVTGVEWLLENTGLYRYGGSGTDWVWNFNSTLTSSQFYRSSTVIEIAIPLATLQISAGSTVRVGYIDNSSDTSRLPASGQTLPAYLLTSAGSGGGTGNNTVVNPVELDSPLNNPFKGWAPSAKSTTYAQPHRLVYAGVTWKELESTKGTFDFSAIEAANNFAYWKSKGVKVVFRFILDSPTGQAHRDIPDWLYNDMIARGESPGTVYNDTTGGMGTGNNMGFSPNYNSTYLQERHKLAIEAIAARYNTNDRPVAFVQIGSLGHWGEFHTWPYVGPNGETNYTGAFPTNDISNKYVQHYIDAFAGKEDKMQVLIRRSIALAKTNNKGMVMGMFNDVFGHKDSFDADWGWYTGTQNGYWDDIGQQQPAHANFWETRISGGEFYGGASGMLAALTTGSGFTETLRQTELSKPSWLGPNSPASLPLNHALQANIDALKKRMGYHFVVKEISHPSTISGSTFTTTIKVENKGVQHFPFAWPVEIQLRSGNTVVAKKTTTVNLTTWKTGTYTLTDSIPVSSLAAGTYDIAIAIIDPETNKPGVDFANTNKLTDGSFKLSSVTK; encoded by the coding sequence ATGACAAGATTATTTGATAGAAGCAAGCGGAGCTTTGGATTGTTTTTGGCTTTTGTCCTCATGATTACCCTGCTATTGCCTGCAGCAGCCTTACCCAAAGCCTCTGCTGCAACCATCACCATTGATGGCAACGTCAGCGACTGGAGCAGCGTTAGTGCTCTCACCACCAATAGCGGCACTGCCCAGACGCTCAAAGTAACCAATGATGGAACTAAGCTCTATCTGCTTATTCAAGGCTCAGGCCTGAGTACAACGATGGGCAACTTCTGGATCAACACCGATAACAATACTTCAACCGGTTACCAGGCTGCGGGCTGGGGAGTTACAGGTGTGGAGTGGCTGCTTGAAAATACGGGTTTATATCGCTATGGCGGCAGCGGAACCGACTGGGTCTGGAACTTCAACAGCACGTTGACCAGCTCCCAATTCTACCGCAGCTCCACCGTCATTGAGATCGCTATTCCTCTCGCCACACTGCAAATCAGTGCAGGCAGCACAGTGCGAGTCGGGTATATCGACAACAGCTCGGATACATCGAGATTGCCCGCGTCTGGACAAACACTGCCAGCTTACCTTCTGACCTCGGCTGGATCAGGTGGTGGTACGGGGAACAATACCGTGGTGAATCCCGTAGAGCTGGACAGCCCACTCAACAATCCATTCAAAGGCTGGGCGCCTTCGGCCAAGAGTACAACTTATGCACAGCCACACAGGCTCGTATATGCCGGAGTGACTTGGAAGGAGCTTGAGTCCACCAAAGGCACATTTGATTTTAGTGCGATTGAAGCCGCCAACAATTTTGCCTACTGGAAAAGTAAAGGCGTCAAAGTGGTGTTCCGCTTCATTCTGGACAGCCCAACAGGACAGGCTCACAGAGATATTCCCGACTGGCTCTACAATGACATGATTGCCCGCGGAGAATCACCCGGAACCGTATACAACGATACAACCGGAGGCATGGGTACTGGGAACAACATGGGCTTCTCTCCCAACTACAACTCCACCTATCTGCAAGAACGGCACAAATTAGCCATCGAAGCCATTGCGGCAAGATACAACACCAATGATCGTCCGGTCGCTTTTGTCCAGATCGGTTCACTCGGGCACTGGGGCGAGTTCCATACATGGCCTTATGTCGGACCAAATGGTGAAACCAATTACACAGGCGCTTTCCCTACCAATGACATCTCGAACAAATACGTTCAGCATTATATTGATGCCTTTGCTGGCAAAGAGGACAAAATGCAGGTTCTGATCCGGCGCAGTATCGCCCTCGCCAAAACCAATAATAAAGGCATGGTCATGGGCATGTTCAACGATGTGTTTGGACATAAAGACAGCTTCGATGCGGATTGGGGCTGGTACACAGGCACCCAGAATGGCTATTGGGATGACATTGGTCAACAGCAGCCTGCACATGCGAACTTCTGGGAGACACGTATCTCAGGCGGCGAATTTTACGGGGGAGCTTCCGGCATGCTTGCAGCATTAACTACCGGTAGCGGATTTACGGAAACGTTGCGTCAAACGGAGCTAAGTAAACCAAGCTGGCTGGGACCAAATTCCCCTGCCTCGCTTCCTCTGAATCATGCCTTACAGGCCAATATCGATGCACTCAAGAAACGAATGGGATATCATTTTGTGGTGAAGGAGATTTCGCATCCATCCACCATTAGCGGAAGCACATTTACAACAACCATTAAAGTGGAGAATAAAGGCGTACAGCACTTCCCGTTTGCCTGGCCGGTTGAAATTCAACTGCGCAGCGGCAATACCGTGGTCGCCAAGAAAACAACAACCGTTAATCTGACCACGTGGAAAACGGGTACCTACACCCTGACCGATTCCATTCCGGTCTCCAGTCTTGCTGCCGGAACCTATGATATCGCAATTGCGATCATTGACCCGGAAACGAATAAACCTGGTGTAGACTTTGCCAATACAAATAAATTGACCGACGGCTCGTTCAAACTGAGCAGTGTAACGAAGTAA
- a CDS encoding Gfo/Idh/MocA family protein translates to MGKIKMAFIGVGDMGSHHCIGFDLLEETEVRYICDMNEANVARTLAELKNSNPTIVSDYRELLAKEDLDAVVISVPNYLHREVAVAFLEAGKHVFLEKPVAHTIEDCDAIIEAAEASGRVLQIGLVYRYSNLYRRMEKELENGRLGDVKLMWCKEFRDPFPPADWFYDKTKSGGAIVEKDCHHFDIFNWMIQAKPVRVFASGGQHVMKQGEPNRIQNSYSHYPTKEISDTSIVDHAFITIDYDNGSKANLGLCMYLKPRNLMGEGLEIGLIGENGGQMVARNDKTIDIVGGQDWTKDHLEIDVTSDSIMGGHTGGQTQRIDFLKCVKEGRKPFASAQVGRNALLIALAAEKSILEERYVYLEEISG, encoded by the coding sequence ATGGGGAAGATAAAAATGGCTTTTATCGGTGTAGGAGACATGGGGTCACATCATTGCATTGGTTTTGATTTGCTCGAGGAGACTGAGGTTCGTTATATCTGTGATATGAATGAAGCCAATGTGGCACGTACGCTGGCTGAACTCAAGAATAGCAACCCCACCATAGTTAGCGATTATCGTGAACTGCTTGCTAAGGAAGATTTGGATGCGGTGGTTATCAGTGTTCCGAACTATTTGCATCGCGAAGTGGCAGTCGCTTTTCTGGAAGCTGGTAAGCATGTATTTCTGGAGAAACCGGTTGCCCATACCATTGAGGACTGTGATGCCATTATAGAAGCGGCGGAAGCCTCGGGACGGGTATTGCAGATCGGATTGGTTTATCGATATTCGAATCTGTATCGCCGAATGGAGAAGGAATTGGAGAATGGACGTCTTGGTGACGTGAAATTGATGTGGTGCAAGGAATTCCGTGACCCGTTCCCGCCTGCGGATTGGTTCTATGACAAGACCAAGTCTGGGGGAGCGATTGTAGAGAAGGATTGTCATCACTTCGATATTTTCAACTGGATGATCCAGGCGAAGCCTGTCCGCGTGTTTGCCTCTGGAGGCCAGCATGTCATGAAGCAAGGAGAGCCCAATCGGATTCAGAATTCATACAGTCACTATCCGACGAAAGAAATTTCGGATACCTCCATCGTCGACCATGCATTTATCACCATTGATTATGATAACGGCAGTAAGGCCAATCTGGGCTTGTGCATGTATTTGAAACCGCGCAATCTGATGGGAGAAGGGCTTGAGATTGGCCTGATCGGAGAGAACGGTGGCCAGATGGTTGCCCGTAATGACAAGACGATTGACATCGTTGGCGGGCAGGACTGGACGAAGGACCATCTGGAGATTGATGTGACCTCGGATTCCATTATGGGTGGACACACGGGTGGACAGACCCAACGCATTGATTTTCTGAAATGTGTAAAGGAAGGCAGAAAGCCTTTTGCTAGTGCGCAGGTTGGTCGTAACGCGTTGCTTATTGCCCTGGCGGCAGAGAAATCCATTTTGGAAGAACGGTACGTCTATTTAGAAGAAATTTCAGGCTGA
- a CDS encoding carbohydrate ABC transporter permease, translating to MNRLRKYDTLLFFLFILPWIIGFITFFLFPFGTSVFYAFTDARLPGATNFNFVGIDNFTHMMDDPIFLKSLMNTMFFVVFGVPIVTAGMLGLAMLLNFNVKGIALFRTFFYLPTLVPIVATVIIWRLVFNSEFGILNAGLGALGIGKVDWIGGEHTIKPIIIMLQVWISGSGVLIFLAALKNVPRHLYEAAAIDGASGIRRFFQITLPMISPSILFVIIIQTMYNFQMFTEALLLSKGGPNYSAYTFVYNIYKSAFTDLKFSMAMTQSIFLFAVISLVTLILMKVSNRFVYYEGER from the coding sequence ATGAACAGGTTGAGAAAATATGACACACTGCTGTTTTTTCTCTTCATTTTGCCTTGGATTATCGGATTTATCACCTTTTTCCTATTTCCTTTTGGGACTTCGGTTTTCTACGCCTTTACGGATGCGAGACTTCCGGGAGCGACCAACTTCAACTTTGTCGGCATTGATAATTTTACGCACATGATGGATGATCCCATCTTCTTGAAAAGTTTGATGAACACGATGTTTTTCGTTGTATTCGGTGTTCCGATCGTAACGGCAGGTATGCTGGGTCTGGCGATGCTGCTTAATTTCAATGTCAAAGGTATTGCCTTGTTCCGCACTTTCTTCTATTTACCGACCCTAGTGCCCATTGTGGCAACAGTTATTATCTGGCGGCTGGTGTTCAACTCCGAATTCGGCATCCTGAACGCCGGACTTGGCGCGCTGGGTATAGGCAAAGTGGACTGGATTGGCGGGGAGCATACGATCAAGCCGATCATCATCATGCTTCAAGTCTGGATCTCGGGCAGTGGGGTTCTGATCTTCCTGGCTGCACTGAAAAATGTACCCAGACATTTGTATGAAGCTGCTGCCATTGACGGTGCAAGCGGGATTCGCCGATTTTTCCAGATTACACTGCCGATGATCAGTCCTTCCATCCTGTTTGTCATCATTATTCAGACGATGTATAACTTTCAGATGTTTACGGAAGCGCTGCTGCTATCTAAGGGTGGTCCGAACTACTCTGCTTATACGTTTGTCTACAATATTTACAAGTCGGCCTTTACCGATCTGAAATTCAGTATGGCGATGACGCAGTCGATTTTCCTGTTCGCCGTGATCTCGCTTGTCACCCTGATCCTGATGAAAGTATCAAACCGCTTTGTGTATTACGAGGGAGAACGATAG
- a CDS encoding carbohydrate ABC transporter permease: MNSRKIAVKASQYTMLIVALMLFAGPLVWMLSTMLKTKAETYKVPPTVLPDTFSLEAFERLFAVQPMMWQWIQNSFIISFFVAAGAVVSSSLVAYGFSRFATKYRNILFPVVLVTLMIPPSIMMIPSYVLFSKLNWIDTWLPLIVPAWLGGAYYIFLFRQFFMTIPQELDEATYLDGGNRWTVYARVIMPLSKPIIMTTIIFAFVNSWLDFLGPFLYIKNPEMFTLSVGLQLLIGQTSQDLPALAAGAFISIVPIGLLYLFAQRYIVEGVVLTGTKG; encoded by the coding sequence ATGAACAGCCGAAAAATAGCGGTAAAAGCGTCCCAATATACCATGCTGATTGTAGCATTAATGCTGTTCGCAGGGCCTCTTGTATGGATGCTCTCGACCATGCTGAAAACCAAAGCGGAAACCTACAAGGTACCTCCAACCGTCCTGCCAGACACATTCAGTCTGGAAGCCTTTGAACGGTTGTTCGCTGTGCAGCCGATGATGTGGCAGTGGATTCAGAACTCATTTATCATTTCCTTTTTTGTTGCGGCGGGAGCGGTGGTGTCCAGTTCACTTGTCGCTTACGGTTTCTCCCGTTTTGCAACCAAGTATCGGAATATTCTGTTCCCGGTTGTACTTGTTACCTTAATGATCCCTCCATCCATTATGATGATTCCCTCGTACGTTCTTTTTTCCAAACTGAACTGGATTGATACCTGGTTGCCTCTCATTGTGCCAGCCTGGCTCGGAGGCGCCTATTATATCTTCCTGTTCCGACAGTTTTTCATGACCATTCCCCAGGAGCTGGACGAGGCTACATATCTGGACGGCGGCAATCGCTGGACGGTATATGCACGAGTCATTATGCCGCTGTCCAAACCGATTATTATGACGACCATTATTTTTGCCTTCGTGAACTCTTGGCTCGATTTTCTGGGGCCGTTCCTGTATATCAAAAACCCAGAAATGTTCACGCTGAGTGTGGGCTTGCAGCTGCTGATTGGTCAGACGAGCCAGGATTTGCCGGCGCTTGCTGCGGGTGCATTTATCAGTATTGTACCTATCGGTCTGCTGTATCTGTTTGCACAACGTTATATCGTCGAGGGGGTGGTGCTTACGGGCACCAAAGGGTAG
- a CDS encoding ABC transporter substrate-binding protein yields the protein MRAKSKRLFNVWALVLATMVVISGCGNGGSSENADSSGSGGSQSEPVTITYSQWGTAEELHRTQELLDQFMKANTDIKVKLEGKDWGSYWDGLTANAAGGTLPDVFKTSYAYVEKYAELGIFKELDGLLAENQFDLNNVDKSLLGLHQYQGKQVSLPIDANVIVWYYNKAIFENEATNPHKAPVPSLEPTWDEITDIATKLTLDKNGKSADEAGFDAGNIVQWGLSISPGSTMDWFLEPELWSNGAKLVNDDGSLALETPEAMEVLNYFIDMTKNKKINTTPAQIEGLGGQVNLAITTSKVAMNPGGSWNTTNYQEAGVDYGISYLPKFKTNQTVVQPAGLAISSNTKHEEAAYKLLAWLAGPEGQTELAKQGYSIPANKAAADAYIATVGEDNKIFLDAQQYGIVSPFTTKKTDLVWTYGEQSLKLPLAGDGDLNAALKDLASKMQ from the coding sequence ATGAGAGCGAAGAGTAAACGGCTATTCAATGTTTGGGCACTTGTACTTGCTACAATGGTGGTGATCAGTGGATGTGGAAACGGGGGATCGTCCGAAAACGCCGACTCTTCTGGTTCCGGCGGCAGCCAGAGTGAACCTGTAACAATCACATACTCCCAGTGGGGGACGGCAGAAGAGCTTCATCGTACACAGGAACTGTTGGATCAGTTCATGAAGGCCAATACCGATATTAAGGTCAAACTCGAAGGCAAGGATTGGGGCAGCTACTGGGACGGACTGACAGCGAATGCAGCAGGGGGCACACTTCCGGACGTGTTCAAAACGAGTTATGCATACGTGGAGAAATACGCCGAGCTGGGCATTTTCAAGGAATTGGACGGCTTGCTCGCGGAAAATCAGTTTGATCTGAACAATGTGGACAAAAGTCTGCTCGGTCTTCACCAATATCAGGGCAAACAAGTATCCTTGCCTATCGATGCCAACGTCATCGTATGGTATTACAACAAAGCGATCTTTGAGAATGAAGCCACGAACCCTCATAAAGCTCCCGTTCCATCGCTTGAGCCAACGTGGGATGAAATTACCGACATTGCAACCAAGCTGACGCTGGATAAGAACGGGAAAAGCGCAGATGAAGCGGGTTTTGACGCCGGAAACATTGTGCAGTGGGGCTTGTCCATTTCACCAGGGTCAACGATGGATTGGTTTCTGGAGCCAGAGCTGTGGTCCAACGGAGCGAAGCTGGTGAATGACGATGGTTCCCTTGCGCTTGAGACACCTGAAGCGATGGAAGTGCTAAACTATTTTATCGATATGACCAAAAACAAAAAGATTAACACCACACCTGCACAGATTGAAGGTTTAGGTGGACAGGTGAATCTTGCGATCACTACATCCAAAGTAGCGATGAATCCGGGTGGCAGCTGGAATACAACCAACTACCAGGAGGCGGGCGTGGATTACGGTATCTCCTATCTGCCGAAATTCAAAACCAACCAAACCGTTGTTCAGCCAGCAGGTCTTGCAATCAGCTCCAATACAAAGCATGAAGAGGCAGCTTACAAGCTGCTGGCTTGGCTAGCAGGTCCGGAAGGACAGACAGAACTGGCGAAGCAGGGATACTCGATTCCGGCCAACAAGGCGGCAGCAGATGCTTATATTGCTACTGTTGGCGAAGATAATAAAATCTTCCTGGATGCGCAGCAGTATGGCATTGTATCTCCCTTTACAACCAAGAAAACCGATCTGGTCTGGACGTATGGTGAGCAATCACTCAAACTTCCACTTGCCGGAGATGGTGATCTGAACGCAGCGCTTAAGGATTTGGCCTCCAAGATGCAATAA
- a CDS encoding LacI family DNA-binding transcriptional regulator — translation MAKLKDIADRVGVSISTVSRVMKNDVNRSVSDETRKKIWDTAEELGYRSQRPAKKKKVQPKTAYAIGCVVAIPQNKYNSPYFSVIMEGIEKQLAEAGMRLEFVYSIENDGDIVQLQSLVKEHQIDGMIVVERIDPEAYRWLKTNVRTVVGVDITDPDIPVVGYDREEAAREATNHLIAQGHRIIAYIGGAEFKNDFLEEKRFLGYRRAMTDAGLPIDHDWVIDVKWDVSLSYELTKQAFTNNANRPTAIFAASDMMAIAAMRAATEQGLRIPEDIAFFGVDNIEISEFTSPPLSTIHVPKLEMGMFAVKQLLDYLDHPYEVAVKMIVPYRCIFRQSSNGKIE, via the coding sequence ATGGCAAAATTGAAGGATATTGCAGACCGCGTTGGTGTATCGATCTCTACCGTTTCACGTGTGATGAAGAACGATGTCAATCGATCAGTCAGCGATGAAACCCGCAAAAAAATATGGGACACCGCTGAGGAACTGGGCTATCGTTCACAGCGTCCGGCCAAGAAGAAGAAGGTCCAGCCCAAAACGGCATATGCGATCGGCTGTGTGGTGGCTATTCCCCAAAATAAATACAACAGTCCTTATTTTTCAGTCATTATGGAAGGGATTGAGAAGCAGCTTGCTGAAGCAGGCATGCGCCTGGAATTTGTGTATAGCATCGAAAACGATGGGGATATCGTGCAGTTGCAGTCTCTGGTGAAGGAACATCAGATTGATGGCATGATTGTGGTGGAACGGATTGATCCGGAAGCCTATCGCTGGCTTAAGACCAATGTAAGGACTGTTGTGGGTGTGGATATTACGGACCCGGACATTCCGGTCGTCGGTTATGATCGTGAAGAGGCTGCGAGGGAGGCAACGAATCATCTGATTGCCCAAGGTCATCGGATCATTGCCTACATTGGTGGAGCAGAATTCAAGAATGACTTTCTGGAGGAAAAACGGTTTCTTGGTTATCGGCGTGCCATGACTGATGCGGGATTACCTATTGATCATGATTGGGTGATCGATGTGAAATGGGATGTTTCGCTGAGTTATGAATTGACCAAGCAGGCATTTACCAACAATGCGAACAGACCTACAGCCATCTTTGCAGCCAGTGATATGATGGCGATTGCGGCCATGCGTGCTGCAACCGAACAGGGGCTCCGCATTCCGGAGGATATCGCCTTTTTTGGGGTAGATAATATTGAAATATCCGAATTTACTTCTCCCCCGTTGTCGACCATTCATGTACCCAAGCTGGAGATGGGTATGTTCGCGGTTAAACAGCTGCTCGATTATCTGGATCATCCATATGAAGTGGCTGTCAAAATGATCGTCCCGTACCGCTGCATATTCCGCCAGTCTTCCAATGGCAAAATAGAGTAG
- the arr gene encoding NAD(+)--rifampin ADP-ribosyltransferase, producing MDDQKNVLDNGPFFHGTKAELNIGDLLEPQYLSNYQDKKSNHIYFTGTLNAAKWGAELAKTNAKERIYIVEPLGDFENDPNLTDKKFPGNPTRSYRSKSPLKIVAELALWERHSDEEINHMLTSLKKLSEEGKNVIYD from the coding sequence ATGGATGACCAAAAAAATGTCTTAGATAATGGACCCTTTTTTCATGGTACTAAAGCAGAACTGAACATTGGAGATTTATTAGAACCGCAATACTTATCCAATTACCAAGATAAAAAATCTAACCATATTTACTTTACGGGAACATTAAATGCTGCCAAGTGGGGTGCTGAATTAGCCAAAACGAATGCCAAAGAAAGAATCTACATTGTAGAACCATTAGGAGATTTTGAAAATGATCCTAACTTGACTGATAAAAAATTTCCCGGCAACCCAACACGCTCATACAGATCTAAATCACCTCTAAAAATAGTAGCTGAATTAGCTTTATGGGAGAGACACTCCGATGAAGAGATAAATCATATGCTTACATCTTTAAAAAAATTAAGTGAAGAAGGGAAAAATGTGATCTACGATTAA
- a CDS encoding AraC family transcriptional regulator has protein sequence MSLQQAVYPLQRTVTYKEWSPNVHYAQFQSLPPGKLAKRRLYDFELLYISQGEAATYMKDKQHILKAGQLILLSAGVYHQNEVVSSPEARFIGIHFDFFNELTIQTEADMVVNEETVLHHKFAVEACAEGMTPLSINPVYTPSPAAVQLMEQLVHEFTMRPPGYELVCKALMLQILTHLLRSSWRSSSRHDSVHGEKLLELMKRIEVAPSDPWTNSSIAKQLNLSVDHMAKLFKQIAGMPPNEYIQSMRLSEARKLLRETDHSIETVGVQSGYPDIHYFSRMFRKYEGISPREYRKLSKML, from the coding sequence ATGTCTCTCCAGCAAGCGGTATATCCTCTGCAACGAACCGTCACTTACAAAGAATGGTCTCCCAACGTGCATTATGCTCAGTTCCAGAGCCTTCCTCCCGGTAAGCTGGCAAAGCGGCGTTTGTATGATTTTGAACTTCTGTACATCTCTCAAGGTGAAGCTGCAACTTATATGAAGGATAAACAACATATTTTGAAGGCGGGTCAGCTAATCTTGCTATCTGCCGGTGTCTATCATCAGAATGAGGTGGTTTCGAGCCCGGAAGCACGTTTCATTGGCATTCATTTTGATTTCTTCAACGAATTGACCATTCAGACCGAGGCAGATATGGTTGTTAACGAAGAGACTGTCCTGCACCATAAATTCGCAGTAGAAGCTTGCGCAGAGGGCATGACGCCGCTATCTATTAACCCCGTGTATACCCCTTCTCCAGCTGCCGTGCAGCTTATGGAGCAATTGGTACATGAATTTACGATGCGCCCACCGGGATATGAACTGGTATGCAAAGCCTTGATGCTGCAAATATTGACTCATCTGCTGCGTTCATCCTGGCGAAGTTCGTCACGCCATGATTCAGTACACGGAGAGAAGCTGCTCGAACTCATGAAACGTATAGAGGTCGCCCCATCCGACCCGTGGACCAATTCGAGCATCGCCAAACAATTGAACCTGAGTGTGGATCACATGGCCAAATTGTTCAAACAGATTGCGGGCATGCCACCCAACGAATATATTCAATCCATGCGCCTAAGCGAGGCACGCAAACTATTGCGGGAAACCGATCATTCCATTGAGACTGTGGGTGTCCAAAGCGGTTACCCGGACATTCATTATTTCAGCCGTATGTTCCGCAAATATGAAGGCATTTCCCCCCGGGAATACCGGAAGTTGTCCAAAATGTTATAA